One Streptomyces sp. NBC_00223 genomic window carries:
- the pdhA gene encoding pyruvate dehydrogenase (acetyl-transferring) E1 component subunit alpha, with the protein MTVLDTPAWRPRTDAAPLMPDPEPYRLLGTPDAARLDPALLRTLYGQLVRGRRYNQQATALTKQGRLAVYPSSTGQEACEVAAALALRPQDWLFPSYRDTLAVVARGVDPVEVLTLLRGDWHTGYDPRAHRVAPLSTPLATQLPHAVGLAHAARLSGDDVVALAMVGDGGTSEGDFHEALNFAAVWQAPVVFLVQNNGFAISVPLAKQTAAPTLAHKAVGYGMPGRLVDGNDAAAAHQVLGEAVERARAGGGPTLVEAVTYRIDAHTNADDATRYRHDDEVTAWREHDPITLLERELTGRGLLDDSLRQAARDDAETMAASLREQMHSEPHLDPMDLFAHVYAEQTPQLREQEALLRAELEAERQS; encoded by the coding sequence ATGACCGTGCTGGACACCCCTGCTTGGCGCCCCCGCACCGATGCCGCGCCGCTGATGCCCGACCCGGAACCGTACCGGCTGCTCGGCACCCCCGACGCCGCCCGGCTCGACCCCGCCCTGCTCAGGACGCTGTACGGGCAGCTCGTCCGCGGCCGCCGCTACAACCAGCAGGCCACCGCCCTGACCAAGCAGGGCCGGCTCGCCGTCTACCCGTCGAGCACCGGCCAGGAGGCCTGCGAGGTCGCCGCCGCCCTCGCGCTGCGGCCGCAGGACTGGCTCTTCCCCAGCTACCGCGACACCCTCGCCGTGGTCGCCCGCGGGGTGGACCCGGTCGAGGTGCTGACCTTGCTGCGCGGCGACTGGCACACCGGCTACGACCCGCGTGCGCACCGGGTGGCCCCGCTGAGCACCCCGCTGGCCACCCAGCTGCCGCACGCTGTCGGCCTCGCCCACGCCGCCCGGCTCAGCGGGGACGACGTGGTCGCGCTGGCCATGGTCGGCGACGGCGGCACCAGCGAGGGGGACTTCCACGAGGCGCTGAACTTCGCGGCCGTCTGGCAGGCCCCCGTGGTCTTCCTCGTGCAGAACAACGGCTTCGCGATCTCCGTACCGCTCGCCAAGCAGACCGCCGCCCCGACGCTCGCCCACAAGGCGGTCGGCTACGGCATGCCCGGGCGGCTGGTGGACGGCAACGACGCGGCGGCCGCGCACCAGGTGCTCGGCGAGGCCGTCGAGCGGGCCAGGGCGGGCGGCGGACCCACGCTCGTCGAGGCGGTCACCTACCGGATCGACGCCCACACCAACGCCGACGACGCCACCCGCTACCGCCACGACGACGAGGTCACCGCCTGGCGGGAGCACGACCCGATCACGCTGCTGGAGCGCGAGCTGACCGGGCGCGGTCTGCTCGACGACTCCCTGCGGCAGGCCGCGCGGGACGACGCGGAGACGATGGCGGCGTCCCTGCGCGAGCAGATGCACTCCGAGCCTCACCTCGACCCGATGGACCTGTTCGCGCACGTCTACGCCGAGCAGACCCCGCAACTGCGCGAGCAGGAGGCCCTGCTGCGGGCCGAGCTGGAAGCGGAGCGGCAGTCATGA
- a CDS encoding TetR/AcrR family transcriptional regulator: protein MTTPKRDTYTPDSLLAVAVEVFNERGYDGTSMEDLSRAAGISKSSIYHHVRGKEELLNRAVGRALDGLFAILEEPGAGEGRAVERLEYVTRRTAGVLMDELPYVTLLLRVRGNTRTERWAMERRREFDQRVADLLRAAVAEGDLRKDVEVKLATRLLFGMINSIVEWYRPDGRGTVVGEQVADAVVRLAFDGLRT from the coding sequence ATGACCACGCCCAAGCGCGACACCTATACGCCCGATTCGCTGCTCGCCGTCGCCGTCGAGGTCTTCAACGAGCGCGGCTACGACGGCACGTCCATGGAGGACCTTTCACGGGCCGCGGGCATCTCCAAGTCGTCGATCTACCACCATGTGCGCGGCAAGGAGGAGCTGCTGAACAGGGCGGTGGGCCGCGCCCTCGACGGCCTTTTCGCCATCCTGGAGGAGCCCGGCGCGGGCGAGGGGCGCGCGGTCGAGCGACTGGAGTACGTCACCCGACGTACGGCCGGGGTACTGATGGACGAACTTCCCTACGTGACTCTGCTGTTGCGGGTTCGCGGCAACACCAGGACCGAGCGGTGGGCGATGGAACGCCGCAGGGAGTTCGACCAGCGGGTCGCCGATCTGCTCAGGGCGGCCGTGGCGGAGGGCGATCTGCGCAAGGACGTCGAGGTCAAGCTGGCCACCAGGCTGCTGTTCGGGATGATCAACTCGATAGTCGAGTGGTACCGGCCTGACGGCAGGGGCACGGTGGTCGGCGAGCAGGTCGCGGACGCCGTGGTGCGGCTGGCGTTCGACGGGCTGCGTACGTAG
- a CDS encoding dihydrolipoamide acetyltransferase family protein → MAVVKEFTLPDLGEGLTEAEIVRWLVEVGEVVAVDQPVVEVETAKAVVEVPCPYGGVVTARFGEEGENLEVGRPLVTVAVGSGTPSRADGGTDEGGGTDEGSGNVLVGYGTGTAVARRRNRVRAVSAVAGHGVTAAPGGPAAPSAAPAPAQDLAPAPAEAPAPASTEPAPLAPRAEDGGPVAVISPLVRRIAREHGLDLRELTGSGPDGLILRADVERAVAGTDAHAQAQAQAPAPAQAPAGSVEDGAVRVPLRGIRGAVADKLARSRREIPDATCWVDADATELLAVRAAMNAVGQATGAERISVLALLARITTAALARYPDLNATVDTERREIVRLSAVHLGFAAQTPRGLVVPVVRDAQGRTTAELSAEIGRLTEAARTGSLTPAELTGGTFTLNNYGVFGVDGSTPIINHPEAAMLGVGRIAPKPWVHQGELAVRKVVQLSFTFDHRVCDGGTAGGFLRFVADCVENPAVLLASV, encoded by the coding sequence ATGGCGGTCGTCAAGGAGTTCACGCTGCCCGACCTCGGCGAAGGGCTCACCGAGGCGGAGATCGTCCGCTGGCTGGTGGAGGTCGGCGAGGTCGTCGCCGTGGACCAGCCGGTGGTCGAGGTGGAGACGGCGAAGGCGGTCGTGGAGGTGCCCTGCCCGTACGGCGGGGTGGTCACCGCCCGCTTCGGCGAGGAGGGCGAGAACCTGGAGGTCGGACGCCCGCTGGTGACGGTCGCGGTCGGCTCCGGCACGCCCTCCCGCGCGGACGGCGGGACGGACGAGGGCGGCGGGACCGACGAGGGCTCGGGCAATGTCCTGGTGGGCTACGGCACCGGCACGGCGGTGGCCCGGCGCAGAAACCGGGTACGGGCGGTGAGCGCGGTGGCCGGCCATGGGGTCACGGCGGCGCCCGGGGGCCCCGCGGCCCCTTCCGCAGCACCGGCACCGGCGCAGGACCTGGCCCCGGCCCCTGCTGAGGCTCCGGCCCCCGCTTCCACCGAACCCGCGCCCCTGGCGCCGCGTGCGGAGGACGGCGGCCCGGTGGCCGTGATCTCGCCGCTCGTGCGGCGGATCGCCCGGGAGCACGGTCTCGACCTGCGGGAGCTGACCGGCTCGGGCCCCGACGGCCTGATCCTGCGGGCGGACGTCGAGCGCGCGGTCGCCGGTACGGACGCCCACGCACAGGCACAGGCCCAGGCCCCCGCCCCGGCGCAGGCCCCGGCCGGGTCGGTCGAGGACGGCGCCGTGCGCGTCCCCCTGCGGGGCATACGCGGCGCGGTGGCGGACAAGCTGGCCCGCAGCCGCCGGGAGATCCCGGACGCCACCTGCTGGGTGGACGCGGACGCCACCGAACTGCTCGCGGTGCGGGCGGCGATGAACGCCGTGGGACAGGCCACGGGCGCCGAGCGGATATCGGTGCTCGCCCTGCTGGCCCGGATCACGACGGCCGCCCTGGCGCGGTATCCGGACCTCAACGCCACGGTGGACACCGAGCGGCGCGAGATCGTACGGCTGTCGGCCGTGCACCTCGGCTTCGCCGCCCAGACCCCGCGCGGCCTGGTTGTGCCCGTCGTACGGGACGCGCAGGGCAGGACCACCGCGGAGCTGTCGGCGGAGATCGGCCGGCTGACGGAGGCGGCGAGGACCGGCTCCCTGACGCCCGCGGAGCTGACCGGCGGCACGTTCACGCTCAACAACTACGGGGTGTTCGGCGTCGACGGCTCGACGCCGATCATCAACCACCCCGAGGCGGCGATGCTCGGCGTCGGCCGGATCGCGCCCAAGCCATGGGTGCACCAGGGCGAGCTGGCCGTGAGGAAGGTGGTGCAGCTGTCGTTCACCTTCGACCACCGGGTGTGCGACGGCGGCACGGCGGGCGGCTTCCTGCGGTTCGTGGCCGACTGCGTGGAGAACCCCGCGGTGCTGCTCGCCTCGGTGTGA
- a CDS encoding molybdopterin molybdotransferase MoeA → MTGPGGDPADRAMDDALALANDRRRAPAAGRPSVNDPLSVALGHDADTVPRPPTPTPAPTARTPAPAEAPAPRAQASAARAQTPDPTHATRATHAIPATPWPEARRTARLAARRLGARVVPLGEEALGMALARGLAALTDLPSFDSSAMDGWAVAGPGPWRLKGQLLAGQRAVGALLDGHAVRIATGAALPPGATAVLRSEYGRTEHRTDGEWLRVRPPHTAPTPGQEVRQRGQECRGGDELLPAGTVVTPAVLGLAAAAGYDELTVTARPRVEVLVLGDELLDHGVPRSGRVRDALGPMLPSWLRGLGAEVTAVRRLVDDAEVLRRAIAVSSADLVVTTGGTAGGPVDHVHSVLVAMGAKLLVDGVAVRPGHPMLLAELPSGNGHLIGLPGNPLAAVCGVLTLVGPLLGTLAGRPAPAPYAAPLTTDVPGHPVDTRLVPVVFDDESAARPLHFAGPAMLRGLAAAEGMAVIPPHGARAGQETAVLDTGVLGPAWGNAL, encoded by the coding sequence ATGACCGGGCCCGGCGGCGACCCCGCCGACCGCGCGATGGACGACGCCCTCGCCCTGGCCAACGACCGGCGCCGGGCGCCCGCCGCGGGCCGCCCGTCCGTCAACGACCCGCTGTCGGTGGCGCTCGGCCACGACGCCGACACGGTTCCCCGGCCGCCCACACCGACGCCCGCGCCCACCGCCCGGACTCCGGCCCCCGCCGAGGCCCCGGCGCCCCGCGCCCAAGCGTCGGCCGCCCGCGCCCAGACCCCCGACCCAACCCACGCGACCCGCGCAACCCACGCGATCCCCGCCACCCCCTGGCCCGAGGCGCGGCGGACCGCGCGGCTGGCGGCCCGGCGGCTGGGCGCGCGGGTGGTCCCGCTGGGGGAGGAGGCGCTGGGCATGGCGCTGGCGCGCGGGCTCGCCGCGCTGACCGACCTGCCGTCGTTCGACTCCTCGGCGATGGACGGCTGGGCCGTGGCGGGCCCGGGCCCCTGGCGGCTGAAGGGCCAACTGCTCGCGGGCCAGCGGGCGGTCGGCGCGCTGCTCGACGGCCACGCCGTCCGTATCGCCACGGGCGCGGCCCTGCCGCCCGGCGCGACCGCCGTGCTCAGAAGCGAGTACGGCAGGACCGAGCACCGCACCGACGGCGAGTGGCTGCGGGTGCGGCCGCCGCACACCGCGCCGACGCCGGGTCAGGAGGTGCGGCAGCGGGGCCAGGAGTGCCGCGGCGGCGACGAGTTGCTGCCCGCGGGCACGGTGGTGACGCCCGCCGTGCTGGGCCTGGCGGCGGCCGCCGGGTACGACGAGCTGACCGTCACCGCCCGGCCGCGGGTCGAGGTGCTGGTGCTCGGCGACGAACTGCTCGACCACGGGGTGCCGCGCTCCGGCCGGGTACGGGACGCGCTCGGCCCCATGCTGCCCTCCTGGCTGCGCGGGCTCGGCGCCGAAGTGACCGCCGTACGCAGGCTGGTGGACGACGCCGAGGTGCTGCGCCGGGCGATCGCCGTGAGCTCCGCCGACCTGGTGGTCACGACCGGCGGGACCGCCGGCGGCCCGGTCGACCATGTCCACTCGGTGCTCGTCGCCATGGGTGCGAAACTGCTGGTCGACGGGGTCGCCGTACGCCCGGGCCACCCCATGCTGCTGGCCGAACTCCCCTCCGGGAACGGTCATCTGATCGGGCTTCCGGGTAATCCGCTGGCCGCCGTGTGCGGGGTGCTGACGCTCGTCGGCCCCCTGCTGGGCACGCTCGCCGGCCGCCCCGCGCCGGCCCCGTACGCGGCGCCGCTCACCACGGATGTGCCGGGGCACCCGGTGGACACCAGACTGGTCCCGGTAGTCTTCGACGACGAGTCCGCCGCCCGCCCCCTGCACTTCGCGGGCCCGGCGATGCTCCGCGGACTGGCCGCCGCCGAAGGCATGGCGGTCATTCCGCCACATGGTGCCCGCGCAGGACAGGAGACGGCCGTGCTCGACACCGGAGTGCTCGGCCCGGCATGGGGGAACGCTCTGTGA
- a CDS encoding 3-hydroxyacyl-CoA dehydrogenase: MTALDRSRTVGVVGAGTMGQGIAQVALLAGHRVLLHDAGPGLAGKGVAGVAARLDRLAEKGRLDAAEHKAALDRLDAADGIGGLAGAGLVVEAVVEDLAVKQRLFAELEGLVAEDCLLATNTSSLSVTAVAGALRLPGRLVGLHFFNPAPLLPLVEVVAGAASDPAAVTDAYDTAAAWGKTPVRCADTPGFLVNRVARPFYAEALRVYEERAADPATIDAVLRECGGFAMGPFALMDLIGQDVNEAVTRSVWEGFFHDPKFTPSLAQRRLVESGRLGRKTGHGWFPYGEGAEGAAGPHTAAPAAAPPYVVLRGDLGPARELVGLLGEAGIEVRRVEGSPGLLELPDGTPVRLEEGDLEPGIHFDLALDYRTAGRIALAPMPDVSDAALAAATGLFQALGKQVSVIRDVPGMVVARTVAMLVDLAADAVAREVASAHDVDTAMRLGVNYPLGPLEWGQRLSTGWVIDLLYNLHDSYPTGRYAPSPGLVRRTLAEQDEVSS, from the coding sequence GTGACCGCACTTGACCGCAGCCGCACCGTGGGAGTCGTCGGCGCCGGCACCATGGGCCAGGGAATCGCGCAGGTCGCGCTGCTCGCCGGGCACCGGGTGCTGCTGCACGACGCCGGACCGGGCCTGGCGGGGAAGGGCGTCGCCGGTGTGGCCGCCCGCCTCGACCGGCTCGCCGAGAAGGGCCGTCTCGACGCCGCGGAGCACAAGGCCGCGCTCGACCGGCTGGACGCCGCCGACGGCATCGGCGGCCTGGCCGGGGCCGGGCTCGTGGTCGAGGCCGTCGTGGAGGACCTGGCCGTCAAGCAGCGGCTCTTCGCCGAGCTGGAGGGCCTGGTCGCCGAGGACTGCCTGCTGGCGACCAACACCTCCTCGCTGTCGGTGACCGCTGTCGCGGGCGCGCTCCGGCTGCCGGGACGCCTCGTCGGCCTGCACTTCTTCAACCCCGCCCCGCTGCTTCCCCTGGTCGAGGTCGTCGCGGGCGCCGCTTCCGACCCGGCCGCCGTCACCGACGCGTACGACACGGCCGCGGCCTGGGGAAAGACCCCGGTCCGCTGCGCCGACACCCCCGGCTTCCTCGTCAACCGCGTCGCGCGCCCCTTCTACGCCGAGGCCCTGCGCGTGTACGAGGAGCGCGCGGCCGACCCCGCCACGATCGACGCGGTGCTGCGCGAGTGCGGCGGCTTCGCCATGGGCCCCTTCGCCCTGATGGACCTGATCGGCCAGGACGTCAACGAGGCCGTGACCCGCTCGGTCTGGGAGGGCTTCTTCCACGACCCCAAGTTCACGCCGTCGCTCGCCCAGCGCCGCCTGGTCGAGTCGGGGCGGCTGGGCCGCAAGACGGGACACGGCTGGTTCCCTTACGGAGAGGGCGCGGAGGGCGCCGCCGGGCCGCACACCGCCGCGCCGGCCGCCGCGCCCCCGTACGTCGTCCTACGGGGCGACCTGGGCCCGGCGCGGGAGCTGGTCGGGCTCCTCGGGGAGGCGGGGATCGAGGTGCGGAGGGTGGAGGGCTCTCCCGGGCTGCTCGAACTGCCCGACGGCACTCCTGTGCGCCTTGAGGAGGGCGACCTGGAGCCGGGTATCCACTTCGATCTCGCGCTGGACTACCGCACGGCGGGCAGGATCGCGCTCGCGCCGATGCCGGACGTGTCCGACGCGGCCCTGGCGGCGGCCACCGGGCTGTTCCAGGCGCTCGGCAAGCAGGTCAGTGTCATCCGCGACGTGCCCGGCATGGTCGTGGCGAGGACGGTCGCCATGCTGGTGGACCTCGCCGCCGACGCCGTCGCCCGGGAGGTCGCCTCCGCGCACGATGTCGACACCGCGATGCGGCTCGGTGTGAACTATCCGCTCGGCCCGCTGGAGTGGGGCCAGCGGCTCTCCACCGGATGGGTGATCGACCTGCTGTACAACCTGCACGACTCGTACCCCACCGGCCGTTACGCCCCCTCGCCGGGCCTGGTGCGGCGCACGCTCGCCGAGCAGGACGAGGTCTCCTCATGA
- a CDS encoding alpha-ketoacid dehydrogenase subunit beta, with protein sequence MTTATPAADRAAAPARKPATMARALNQALRDAMAADPAVHVMGEDVGALGGVFRITDGLTRDFGENRCTDTPLAEAGILGAAVGMAMYGLRPVVEMQFDAFAYPAFEQLVSHVARMRNRTRGALPLPITIRIPYGGGIGGVEHHSDSSEAYYLHTPGLHVLTPATVEDAYGLLRSAIASDDPVVFLEPKRLYWSKADWSPEEPGEVAPIGRAVVRRTGRTATLVTYGPSLPVCLEAAEAAKAEGWDLGVVDLRSLVPFDEETVAAAVRATGRAVVVHESSGFGGAGAEIAARITERCFHHLEAPVLRVAGFDIPYPPPMLERHHLPGVDRILDAVGRLQWEEG encoded by the coding sequence ATGACCACCGCGACCCCCGCCGCCGACCGGGCAGCGGCGCCCGCCCGCAAGCCCGCCACCATGGCCCGGGCCCTCAACCAGGCGCTGCGCGACGCCATGGCCGCGGACCCCGCCGTCCATGTGATGGGTGAGGACGTCGGCGCCCTGGGCGGCGTCTTCCGGATCACGGACGGGCTCACCAGGGACTTCGGCGAGAACCGCTGCACCGACACCCCGCTGGCCGAGGCCGGCATCCTCGGCGCGGCCGTCGGCATGGCGATGTACGGGCTGCGGCCGGTCGTCGAGATGCAGTTCGACGCCTTCGCCTACCCCGCGTTCGAGCAGCTGGTCAGCCATGTGGCCCGGATGCGCAACCGCACCCGGGGCGCGCTCCCGCTGCCCATCACCATCCGTATCCCCTACGGCGGCGGCATCGGGGGAGTCGAGCACCACAGCGACTCCTCCGAGGCGTACTACCTGCACACCCCCGGGCTGCACGTGCTCACCCCGGCGACCGTGGAGGACGCCTACGGGCTGCTGCGGTCGGCCATCGCCTCCGACGACCCGGTGGTCTTCCTCGAACCGAAGCGGCTGTACTGGTCCAAGGCCGACTGGTCGCCCGAGGAGCCCGGCGAGGTCGCGCCGATCGGGCGGGCCGTGGTGCGCCGCACCGGGCGCACGGCCACCCTGGTGACCTACGGCCCCTCGCTCCCGGTCTGTCTGGAGGCCGCCGAGGCGGCCAAGGCCGAGGGCTGGGACCTGGGCGTGGTGGACCTGCGCAGCCTCGTGCCCTTTGACGAGGAGACGGTCGCGGCGGCGGTGCGCGCCACCGGGCGCGCGGTCGTCGTCCACGAGTCGTCCGGTTTCGGCGGCGCGGGCGCGGAGATAGCCGCCCGGATCACCGAGCGGTGCTTCCACCACCTGGAGGCGCCCGTGCTGCGGGTCGCCGGATTCGACATCCCCTACCCGCCGCCGATGCTGGAGCGGCATCACCTGCCCGGCGTCGACCGGATTCTCGACGCCGTCGGGCGCCTGCAGTGGGAGGAGGGGTGA
- a CDS encoding Lrp/AsnC family transcriptional regulator, with amino-acid sequence MAREQMAEDEQGVRPLDPIDRTILRLLQEDGRASIRSVAERVHVSRANAYARINRLIEDGVIRGFTARIDHERAGHGASAYITLKIVQNSWRTVREKLVTLPGVVHIALVSGDFDVLLLVHTVDNRSLRELVLTRIQAIEEVLSSRTLLVFEETDLVVGD; translated from the coding sequence ATGGCGAGAGAACAGATGGCCGAAGACGAACAGGGGGTCCGACCTCTGGACCCGATCGACCGCACGATCCTGCGGCTGCTCCAGGAGGACGGCCGGGCCTCGATACGCTCCGTGGCCGAGCGGGTACACGTGTCCCGGGCGAACGCGTACGCCCGGATCAATCGGCTGATCGAGGACGGAGTGATCCGAGGTTTCACCGCGCGTATCGACCACGAGCGGGCGGGCCACGGCGCTTCCGCGTACATCACGCTCAAGATCGTCCAGAACTCCTGGCGGACCGTCCGGGAAAAACTCGTCACTCTTCCGGGTGTGGTCCACATCGCGCTGGTGAGCGGGGACTTCGATGTCCTGCTGCTGGTGCACACGGTGGACAACCGCAGTCTGCGCGAACTCGTGCTGACCCGGATCCAGGCCATCGAGGAAGTGCTCAGCAGCCGTACGCTGCTGGTCTTCGAGGAGACCGACCTGGTCGTCGGGGACTGA
- the paaN gene encoding phenylacetic acid degradation protein PaaN: MPADLSTVLLIERHRGTLDKALEAVRTREYWSPHPEHPKAYADAEAGRAAFEALLGRRFELDQPGTDEWTGDERSPYGIDLGVSYPHADPEVLLPAMRAAVPAWRDAGPEARAMVCLEILSRINARTHEFAHAVMHTSGQAFMMAFQAGGPHAQDRGLEAVAYAYVEQVRTPDTAEWIKPQGKRDPIVLRKSFTAVPRGVGLVIGCNTFPTWNGYPGLFASLATGNAVLVKPHPRAVLPLALTVAVAREVLAEAGFPPDLVCLAVDRPGEGLAKTLALRPEVRIIDYTGSTGFGDWLEANARQAQVFTEKAGVNTVVVDSTDDYRGMLANLAFSLSLYSGQMCTTPQNLLIPRDGIDTDAGPRTYEEVVADLAAAVDGLLGDDVRANALLGALVNPEVEARLDAAPGTGDIALASRSVTHPEFPDAVVRTPALVKLDGAKPDAEAAYMSECFGPVSFAVAVDSTADALELLRRTIREQGAMTVAGYTTSEEVERQLEEVCFEECAQLSLNLTGGVYVNQTAAFSDFHGSGGNPAANAALCDGAFVASRFRMVEVRRSV; the protein is encoded by the coding sequence TTGCCCGCCGATCTTTCCACTGTGCTCCTGATCGAACGCCACCGCGGCACGCTCGACAAGGCGCTTGAAGCTGTCAGGACCCGTGAGTACTGGTCGCCCCACCCCGAGCACCCCAAGGCGTACGCGGACGCCGAGGCCGGCCGTGCCGCCTTCGAGGCGCTGCTCGGCCGGAGGTTCGAGCTGGACCAGCCCGGCACCGACGAGTGGACGGGCGACGAGCGCTCGCCCTACGGGATAGACCTCGGTGTGAGCTATCCACACGCCGACCCGGAGGTGCTGCTGCCCGCGATGCGCGCGGCGGTGCCCGCCTGGCGTGACGCCGGGCCCGAGGCACGCGCCATGGTGTGCCTGGAGATCCTTTCGCGGATCAACGCGCGGACGCACGAGTTCGCGCACGCCGTGATGCACACCTCCGGCCAGGCCTTCATGATGGCGTTCCAGGCGGGCGGCCCGCACGCCCAGGACCGCGGTCTTGAGGCGGTGGCGTACGCGTACGTGGAGCAGGTCCGCACCCCCGACACGGCGGAGTGGATCAAGCCGCAGGGCAAGCGCGATCCGATCGTCCTGCGCAAGTCCTTCACGGCGGTGCCGCGCGGTGTCGGTCTGGTGATCGGCTGCAACACCTTCCCGACCTGGAACGGCTACCCGGGCCTGTTCGCCTCGCTGGCGACCGGCAACGCGGTCCTGGTGAAGCCGCATCCGCGGGCCGTCCTGCCGCTGGCGCTCACCGTGGCAGTGGCCCGTGAGGTGCTGGCGGAGGCGGGCTTCCCGCCGGACCTGGTGTGCCTGGCCGTCGACCGGCCTGGCGAGGGGCTGGCCAAGACGCTCGCCCTGCGGCCGGAGGTCAGGATCATCGACTACACCGGCTCCACCGGCTTCGGCGACTGGCTGGAGGCCAACGCCCGTCAGGCGCAGGTCTTCACCGAGAAGGCCGGCGTCAACACCGTGGTCGTCGACTCCACGGACGACTACCGCGGCATGCTCGCCAACCTCGCCTTCTCGCTGTCCCTCTACAGCGGCCAGATGTGCACCACCCCGCAGAATCTGCTGATCCCCCGCGACGGCATCGACACGGACGCGGGACCTCGGACCTACGAGGAGGTGGTCGCCGACCTCGCCGCCGCGGTGGACGGGCTGCTCGGTGACGACGTCCGGGCCAACGCGCTGCTCGGCGCCCTGGTGAATCCGGAGGTCGAGGCGCGGCTCGACGCCGCCCCCGGCACAGGGGACATCGCCCTGGCCTCCCGGTCGGTGACCCACCCGGAGTTCCCGGACGCGGTCGTCCGCACCCCCGCACTGGTGAAGCTCGACGGGGCGAAGCCGGACGCGGAGGCGGCCTACATGTCGGAGTGCTTCGGCCCGGTCTCCTTCGCGGTGGCCGTCGACTCGACGGCCGACGCGCTGGAGCTGCTGCGCCGCACGATCCGGGAGCAGGGCGCCATGACGGTCGCCGGCTACACCACGTCGGAGGAGGTGGAGCGGCAGCTGGAGGAGGTGTGCTTCGAGGAGTGCGCCCAGCTCTCGCTGAACCTCACCGGTGGGGTGTACGTCAACCAGACGGCGGCGTTCTCCGACTTCCACGGCTCCGGCGGCAATCCCGCGGCCAACGCGGCGCTGTGCGACGGGGCGTTCGTCGCGTCGCGCTTCCGGATGGTGGAGGTGCGCCGGTCGGTCTGA
- a CDS encoding potassium channel family protein: MKLPGHDAAAGRAEVTPRAQTAFRVRFPRPAAGPLLQVSRRLFLALLVLAATVVIVYADRGGYHDNANGSVSFLDSLYYSTVTLSTTGYGDIVPYSTGARLSNTFLVTPLRVIFLIILVGTTLEVLTERTREQFRLKRWRSTLYDHVVIVGYGTKGRSAAQTLIGRGVPQNRIVIVDPSPKVVQAAADEGFVAVTGDATRNDVLLRAEVERAKEIVIAAQRDDTAVLVTLTARQLNKRAHIVASVREEENAPLLRQSGANAVITSSSAAGRLLGLSMLSPSVGRVMDDLITYGSGLDLIERPVTKAEVGKAPREIQDLVVSIKRGHRLLDHDDPEAGALQATDRVIAIHRAGPATAPLA; this comes from the coding sequence GTGAAGCTGCCCGGTCACGACGCCGCCGCGGGCCGCGCCGAGGTGACGCCTCGGGCCCAGACGGCGTTCCGCGTCCGCTTCCCGCGCCCGGCCGCGGGTCCGCTGCTCCAGGTCAGCCGCCGGCTGTTCCTCGCGCTGCTGGTGCTCGCCGCCACCGTGGTGATCGTGTACGCGGACCGGGGCGGCTACCACGACAACGCCAACGGCTCCGTGTCGTTCCTGGACTCGCTCTACTACTCGACGGTGACGCTGTCGACGACGGGTTACGGCGACATCGTGCCGTACAGCACGGGTGCGCGGCTGAGCAACACCTTCCTGGTCACGCCGTTGCGCGTGATCTTCCTGATCATCCTGGTCGGCACCACCCTGGAAGTGCTGACCGAGCGCACCCGGGAGCAGTTCCGTCTCAAGCGCTGGAGGAGCACGTTGTACGACCATGTGGTGATCGTCGGCTATGGCACGAAGGGCCGTTCGGCGGCGCAGACCCTGATAGGGCGCGGTGTCCCGCAGAACCGGATCGTGATCGTCGACCCCAGCCCCAAGGTCGTGCAGGCCGCCGCGGACGAGGGCTTCGTGGCCGTGACCGGCGACGCGACCCGCAATGACGTGCTGCTGCGCGCGGAGGTCGAGCGCGCCAAGGAGATCGTGATCGCCGCGCAGCGCGACGACACCGCCGTCCTGGTCACGCTGACCGCCCGCCAGCTCAACAAGCGCGCCCACATCGTCGCCTCGGTCCGCGAGGAGGAGAACGCCCCGCTGCTGCGGCAGTCCGGCGCCAACGCGGTGATCACCAGCTCCAGCGCGGCGGGCCGGCTGCTCGGTCTTTCCATGCTCAGCCCGAGCGTCGGCCGGGTGATGGACGATCTGATCACCTACGGCAGCGGCCTCGACCTGATAGAACGCCCGGTGACCAAAGCCGAGGTCGGGAAGGCGCCCCGGGAGATCCAGGACCTGGTCGTCTCGATCAAGCGCGGCCACCGGCTGCTCGACCACGACGACCCCGAGGCCGGCGCGCTCCAGGCGACGGACCGGGTGATCGCGATCCACCGCGCGGGCCCGGCGACCGCGCCTCTGGCGTAG